In a genomic window of bacterium HR11:
- the lhgO gene encoding L-2-hydroxyglutarate oxidase LhgO produces the protein MRDVWDVCIVGAGIVGLTVARALVRRGVQRILILEKEAALGRHASGRNSGILHAGIYYEPGSLKARFCIEGNRRLRAFCQEYGLPLRETGKVLVPTRPADLATLQEIKRRADANGARAELVDGRALADIEPYASTRYDTALFVADTAVVDPQAILRALADELTRSGHVEIRYGTAALGPAGPRQVRTSAGIISYGWLVNAAGAYADRVAHAFGVGREYTILPLRGAYRRLRPDRSYLVRGNIFPVPDLGFPYLGVHLTRGVDDVVHVGPTAGPALGRAHYRGWTGLTPESLKILHTVLRLAVLNPTFRQFALREAWRHRPGGFLRAVRDLVPAIQAGDLVRAERVGIRAQLVHRPTGRLVMDFLVFRDEAAIHVLNAVSPAFTASMAFAEYLADGLM, from the coding sequence ATGCGAGACGTCTGGGACGTTTGCATCGTCGGGGCCGGCATCGTGGGCCTGACGGTGGCTCGGGCCCTGGTCCGCCGGGGCGTCCAGCGCATCCTCATCCTGGAGAAGGAGGCCGCCCTCGGCCGACACGCCAGCGGCCGGAACAGTGGGATTCTCCACGCCGGCATTTACTATGAACCGGGCTCCCTGAAGGCCCGCTTCTGCATCGAGGGCAACCGCCGGTTGAGGGCCTTCTGCCAGGAATACGGTCTGCCCCTGCGGGAGACGGGGAAGGTCCTCGTGCCGACCCGACCGGCCGACCTGGCCACGCTTCAGGAAATCAAGCGGCGGGCCGACGCCAACGGCGCCCGGGCCGAGCTCGTCGACGGCCGGGCCCTGGCCGACATCGAGCCCTATGCCTCGACCCGATACGACACGGCCCTCTTTGTGGCCGACACGGCCGTCGTCGACCCCCAAGCGATCCTCCGAGCCCTGGCCGATGAGCTGACCCGCTCGGGTCACGTCGAGATCCGATACGGCACGGCCGCCCTGGGACCGGCGGGACCTCGACAGGTCCGAACCTCGGCGGGGATCATCTCCTACGGGTGGCTGGTCAACGCCGCCGGCGCATACGCCGATCGGGTCGCCCATGCCTTCGGGGTCGGTCGGGAATATACCATCTTGCCGTTGAGGGGCGCGTACCGACGGCTCCGGCCGGACCGAAGTTACCTGGTCCGGGGCAACATTTTCCCCGTGCCGGATTTGGGATTTCCTTACTTGGGGGTGCATCTGACGCGGGGCGTGGACGACGTCGTCCACGTCGGCCCCACGGCGGGCCCGGCTTTAGGGCGGGCCCACTACAGAGGTTGGACCGGCCTGACGCCCGAGTCGTTGAAAATCCTCCATACGGTGCTAAGATTAGCCGTTTTGAATCCGACGTTTCGGCAGTTCGCCCTTCGGGAGGCCTGGCGGCATCGGCCCGGCGGATTTCTTCGGGCGGTCCGGGACCTCGTGCCGGCCATCCAAGCCGGAGACCTGGTCCGGGCCGAGCGGGTCGGCATCCGGGCTCAGCTCGTTCATCGGCCGACGGGTCGGCTCGTCATGGACTTTCTGGTCTTCCGGGACGAGGCGGCCATTCATGTCCTAAATGCCGTCTCCCCGGCCTTTACGGCCTCGATGGCCTTTGCCGAATATCTGGCGGACGGCCTGATGTGA